In Nissabacter sp. SGAir0207, the genomic stretch ATCAGGCGCTGCCGATTCCCCATGACACGGAACTCACCAGCCGTTTCCTCGCCTCCCTGCCCTTCCAGCCGACCGGCGCACAGCGGCGGGTAGTGGCGGAGATTGAGCAGGATCTGGCGAAAGGCTTCCCGATGATGCGGCTGGTGCAGGGCGACGTTGGCTCTGGCAAGACGCTGGTGGCGGCGCTGGCGGCGTTGCAAGTGATCGCCCAAGGCAAGCAGGTGGGGCTGATGGCACCGACCGAACTGCTGGCGGAGCAGCACGCCAATAACTTCCGCCAATGGTTTGAGCCGCTCGGCATCCAGGTTGGTTGGCTGGCCGGTAAACAGAAGGGCAAGGCGCGTCAGGCGCAGCAGGAGGCGATTGCCAGCGGCCAGGTCTCCATGGTGGTCGGCACCCACGCCATCTTCCAGGAGCAGGTGCAGTTCAACGGGCTGGCGCTGGTGATTATCGATGAGCAGCACCGTTTTGGCGTCCACCAGCGGCTGGCACTGTGGGAGAAGGGGCTGGTGCAGGGCTATCACGCGCACCAGTTGATCATGACCGCTACCCCCATTCCGCGCACGCTGGCGATGACCGCCTACGCCGATCTCGACACCTCCGTGATTGATGAGCTGCCGCCGGGCCGTACCCCGGTGACCACCGTCGCGATTCCCGATAGCCGCCGTGAGGACATCATTCAGCGGGTAAAAAATGCCTGCGAGCAGGAGGGGCGGCAGGCCTATTGGGTCTGCACCCTGATTGAGGAGTCCGACATGCTGGAGGCACAGGCGGCGGAAGCGACCTGGCAGGGGCTGAAGGAGGCGCTGCCCGGCCTGAACATCGGGCTGGTGCATGGCCGCATGAAACCGCAGGAGAAGCAGGCGGTAATGCAGTCATTCAAGCAGGGGGAGATCCAGTTGCTGGTGGCGACCACGGTGATTGAGGTTGGCGTGGATGTACCGAACGCCAGCCTGATGATCATTGAGAACCCGGAGCGGTTGGGGCTGGCGCAGCTTCATCAGTTGCGTGGCCGCGTCGGCCGCGGCGCGGTGGCTTCCCACTGCGTGCTGCTCTACAAAACGCCGCTGAGCAAAACGGCGCAGCGGCGGCTTCAGGTGCTGCGTGACAGCAATGACGGCTTTGTGATTGCCCAGCAGGATCTGGAAATCCGTGGGCCGGGCGAGTTGCTCGGCACCCGCCAGACCGGCAGCGCCGAGTTCCGCGTTGCCGATCTGCTACGCGATCAGGCGATGATTCCGGAAGTGCAGCGGGTGGCGCGCCATATCCACCAGCGCTACCCGGAACATGCCAGGGCGCTGATTGAGCGCTGGCTGCCGGAGCGCACCCGCTACACCAATGCCTGACGTGCCCGCTACAGGGCGAACGCTGGCAGCAGCAGGAACAGCTTAATCACCAGCGCGTTGACGATATCCATAAAGAACGCCCCGACCATCGGCACAATTAAAAAGGCGAGATGTGAGGGGCCGAAACGCCCGGTGATCGCCTGCATATTGGCGATGGCCGTGGGGGTCGCCCCCAGCCCAAAACCGCAATGGCCCGCCGCCAGTACCGCCGCATCATAATTCGCCCCCATCACCCGGTAGGTCACAAACACCGCATACAGCGCCATCGCCAGCGTCTGCGCCGCGAGGATCACCAGCATCGGCAATGCCAGCGCTGACAGCTCCCAGAGTTTTAGCCCCATCAAGGCCATCGCCAAAAACAGTGACAAACTGACGTTGCCGACGACCGACACCGCGCGGTCAAAGACCCGGTAGAGGCC encodes the following:
- the recG gene encoding ATP-dependent DNA helicase RecG encodes the protein MKGRLLDAIPLTSLSGVGASQAGKLAKLGLETIQDLLLHLPLRYEDRTHLYPINDLLPGIFATVEGEVLRTDVSFGRRRMMTCQISDGTGVLTLRFFNFNAAMKNSLATGRRVTAYGEIKRGHHGAEIIHPEYRLQGDHSEVVVEESLTPVYPATEGVRQATLRKLTDQALDLLDTVPIEELLPEELRRGMISLPQALHLLHRPPPDVRLEDLEKGRHPAQRRLIMEELLAHNLSMLDVRAGTQSYQALPIPHDTELTSRFLASLPFQPTGAQRRVVAEIEQDLAKGFPMMRLVQGDVGSGKTLVAALAALQVIAQGKQVGLMAPTELLAEQHANNFRQWFEPLGIQVGWLAGKQKGKARQAQQEAIASGQVSMVVGTHAIFQEQVQFNGLALVIIDEQHRFGVHQRLALWEKGLVQGYHAHQLIMTATPIPRTLAMTAYADLDTSVIDELPPGRTPVTTVAIPDSRREDIIQRVKNACEQEGRQAYWVCTLIEESDMLEAQAAEATWQGLKEALPGLNIGLVHGRMKPQEKQAVMQSFKQGEIQLLVATTVIEVGVDVPNASLMIIENPERLGLAQLHQLRGRVGRGAVASHCVLLYKTPLSKTAQRRLQVLRDSNDGFVIAQQDLEIRGPGELLGTRQTGSAEFRVADLLRDQAMIPEVQRVARHIHQRYPEHARALIERWLPERTRYTNA